From the Planktothricoides raciborskii GIHE-MW2 genome, the window CCCCCATCAGTTAATGCTAACCCGCGATTCATCCAAGCTTCGGGCCATTGGGGTTGCAATTCTAAAGCGCGATCAAAACAAGAAACTGCCGCTTTTGACCATTGATGTTTTAAAGCCATGCCTTTATAAAACCAAGCATCTGGATTGGTGGGCACGAGGTTGAGCACTCGGTCATAAGAAACCACCGCATCGGTATAACGTCCCAACTCGGCTAAACATACACCTCGGTTAAACCAAGCGGGGGCATTTTCTGGTTCTAATTCAATTACTTGGTCATAAGAAGCAATCGCGTTAGTGTGGTCTTGATATTTTTGTTGGGCAATCCCTAAATTAAACCAAGCGACGGCATTTTTCGGTTCTAATTTTAAGTGTTCTTGAAATGCCGCGATCGCCTCTCCATTTACCTCTAATTTCAGCAAAACCATCCCCAGATAATACCAAGCTGGGGCAAGTTGGGGATTATATTTCAGAGTTTGGCGATAGGCTTTTACTGCCCCTGGATATTGTTGCAATTCATCTAAACACCGGGCGCGATAATACCAGGCTTCGTGTTGCCGAGAATTGATTTCAATCCCTTGATCTAAAGACGCCAATGCTTCTTCATAACGGTGTAAGTTATACAGACAGCAACCCCGCCATGTCCAAGCCCAATTGTCTTCAGATTTAATGGCAATTACTTCATCAAAACAGGCCATTGCTTCTCGATAAGATTGCAGGGCAATTAAGGTTAGACCCCGCTTGATCCAAGCCGACCGAAATTTGGGCTTTCTTTCGATCGCCCGGTCATAGAATGCGATCGCACTTTGATATTTTTTTTGGGCATACATCTCATTACCGCGATCATAATCTGAGAAACCACCCAATAAATTGCTAATCCAATCCCAAAGAATTGTCGTGAGTTTTGGTTTTGTTGCCCGTCGCTTCGGTTTCGTCCGGGGAACCGCAGCGGTTACGGGTATCTGTGGATCCGCATCCGGCAATGGCATCGATGCAAATTCTGCCCCTGACGGCGGTTGGTCAGAAGTCGAATAAGGACTTGGGTTGGGACTTGGATACGGACTTGGATACGGACTTGGATACGGACTTGGATACGGACTTGGGTTGGGCGATCGCAAATTATCAGATTCAGTCATCTTAGATTCACTCATAGTATTAGTGAGTATTAGTGAAGCCAGCAATAAACCAGCAATAAAAACTATTGTCATCCTACTATAACTGCGAAAATCTGCGATCGCACAGAAACCGGGTTTCTCTCCTAAATCTTTGCAGTGGAGGCAAAAATTATCGCCGAAACCCGGTTTCTTGAGTCAATTTAAACAAATGCCCATAAGTATGAAGGGGAATTAATTGATAATTGGGATTTTGGTCTAAGACTTGATAAAGTTCGGCGGAAGGGCGAAAAACAAATAAATTCTGGGAATTAATCTCTTCGGTGAAAGAAGGTGAATCAAGCAGGGAAATATCTTGGTTTTGGATTAACAGAATTTTGGCCTCTGGTTTGAGTTTATAACTCAGAGAAGTTATGCGGCTGACTCGTTCTTGGGGACTTATGACTAATGGGTTTTCAATTTGATTAATAATTTGAGCCACTTCTGGGTTATAATAGCTACTATATTTATGCCACCATGTTTCCGCTTCAGCGCTAATGGTTGCGGAAATAATGCCTAACGTTATTAATGCGATAAAAATGCCTTGCCAGAGTTTTTGTTTTATATGACTAATAGAGATAAGCGGGTTATTTTTTTCCAGATTCAGGTGATAAGCTATGGCATAAGCAACGGCTAACTCAATGCCCACATAAGAGGGAATTAAATAACGGGCAATTCCCGATCGCTGTCCTCCAGAAATAATATCTGGCAACATCAATGGTAAAGCGGTGGAACCAATCAAGGTTAAAATAAATAACCAAACGGGTTTATCCGTATATCTAAAAACAAAATAAAGGGCATATCCCACTAAGATTAAAATCAGCGGCATTACATAAACCCAGGGTTTGTCAAAACTCAACACCCAATCTTGTCCCGCTTCTACGTCAAAAAGTCGCTGTTTGACGCTAATTTGTACATCAAAAAATACGGCGTTCAGGTTAATTAACCAGCGTTGCAGTAAAGTGGGCAGAGAAATATCTCGACCGACCCAGCCGCCAATTTTATTAGAATTTAAAAGATAAATTACTATCCAAGGAATCAGGGTGAGTATTCCTGCTATTAAGGCCAACAAATAGTGAATCGATTGAAAAAAATCTCGTCTGCGGTGG encodes:
- a CDS encoding tetratricopeptide repeat protein; the protein is MPLPDADPQIPVTAAVPRTKPKRRATKPKLTTILWDWISNLLGGFSDYDRGNEMYAQKKYQSAIAFYDRAIERKPKFRSAWIKRGLTLIALQSYREAMACFDEVIAIKSEDNWAWTWRGCCLYNLHRYEEALASLDQGIEINSRQHEAWYYRARCLDELQQYPGAVKAYRQTLKYNPQLAPAWYYLGMVLLKLEVNGEAIAAFQEHLKLEPKNAVAWFNLGIAQQKYQDHTNAIASYDQVIELEPENAPAWFNRGVCLAELGRYTDAVVSYDRVLNLVPTNPDAWFYKGMALKHQWSKAAVSCFDRALELQPQWPEAWMNRGLALTDGGQYVDALTCFDQATKFNPTWAMPWLGRGMALHGLTKYKEAIIAYSNALQIDAKLVQAWYQRGLALESLHQYKDAIAAFDKVINLLPESNPLVYQAWLKRRDMLERLQLYDDAIIANETVIKIKPDNLDAWLKRGEFLNKMQRHIDALAAYDQAINIWQNHYEPWFRRGKTLDKMRAYSQAINAFDKVISLKPNYTAAWVERGKVFEKLHRYQDAIRSYGVAIEIQPSLIEAVNHRQRLLDLLGDPCNPGANFDDLTADLWASDEKIESPSPADEL
- a CDS encoding glycosyltransferase family 39 protein → MINQRHPYYRWFYFLVAVILAIAIFFRFYNIDKKIYWIDEVHTSLRVAGYEKVEFAETAPAGKIITIDELHKFQRLNPERGWGDTINALAHNAEHTPIYYLITRLAMQWFGSSVAVTRGVAAAISLLVFPSMYWLCLELFQSRIVGAIALCLVAVSPLHIIYAQEARQYSLFTVTILLSSIALLKAISREQGRGERKEEREKREQATGNREQGTGKNKKVSETGFLAKISETGFLTKISAFHHNFPQKPGFFLSQKPGFYWAIYAVTVSLNLYSHLISILVLIGHGIYVFFCHRRRDFFQSIHYLLALIAGILTLIPWIVIYLLNSNKIGGWVGRDISLPTLLQRWLINLNAVFFDVQISVKQRLFDVEAGQDWVLSFDKPWVYVMPLILILVGYALYFVFRYTDKPVWLFILTLIGSTALPLMLPDIISGGQRSGIARYLIPSYVGIELAVAYAIAYHLNLEKNNPLISISHIKQKLWQGIFIALITLGIISATISAEAETWWHKYSSYYNPEVAQIINQIENPLVISPQERVSRITSLSYKLKPEAKILLIQNQDISLLDSPSFTEEINSQNLFVFRPSAELYQVLDQNPNYQLIPLHTYGHLFKLTQETGFRR